A part of Variovorax sp. HW608 genomic DNA contains:
- the nifT gene encoding putative nitrogen fixation protein NifT: protein MKVMIRKDSKGALSAYVPKKDLEEPIVSMVQPGMWGGLVTLANGWQLDLPAMPEGTALPITVEARRIAGDAD, encoded by the coding sequence ATGAAAGTGATGATCCGCAAAGACAGCAAGGGCGCGCTGAGCGCCTACGTACCCAAGAAGGACCTGGAGGAACCCATCGTCTCCATGGTCCAGCCCGGCATGTGGGGCGGCCTGGTGACGCTGGCCAACGGCTGGCAGCTCGATCTGCCCGCCATGCCCGAGGGCACGGCCCTGCCGATCACGGTCGAGGCGCGCCGGATTGCCGGCGACGCGGACTGA
- a CDS encoding cysteine desulfurase family protein — protein sequence MIYLDHNATTPPSAAVVAAMLPVLTSVWANASSQHGPGQDARRVLAAARASVAKALGCKTAEVVFTSGATEANHLAVRGLLGAAPAGRARVLFSSVEHAGHLKLARALASAGTPVEFLPVCADGTLDIDAAAQRIGPDVALVSLMAANNETGVLMPVAGVAALAHAAGARLHVDATQFIGKQPFCFADSGADAVSLSAHKLHGPKGVGALLLRQGVALAPQVLGSQERGRRGGTENLAGIAGLAAALEELGDIAAESVRLSGLRDALEAGLARALPGLHVWGQRVPRLPGTSYLRFGQLPAEVVLQRLERLDVAASSGAACSSGGSEPSHVLSAMGVPPEEALAAVRLSLGRGTQAADIEHLLAALPPLLAPLFLTSPLEPT from the coding sequence ATGATCTACCTCGACCACAACGCCACCACGCCGCCCTCGGCCGCGGTGGTCGCGGCCATGCTGCCGGTCCTCACCAGCGTGTGGGCCAACGCCTCGTCGCAGCACGGACCGGGACAGGACGCCCGGCGCGTGCTGGCAGCGGCGCGTGCCAGCGTGGCCAAGGCGCTCGGTTGCAAGACCGCCGAGGTCGTCTTCACCAGCGGTGCCACCGAGGCCAATCACCTCGCGGTGCGCGGCCTGCTGGGTGCGGCGCCGGCCGGGCGTGCGCGGGTGCTGTTCAGCAGCGTCGAGCACGCGGGCCACCTGAAGCTCGCCCGTGCGCTGGCCTCGGCCGGCACGCCGGTGGAATTCCTGCCGGTGTGCGCCGACGGCACGCTCGACATCGACGCCGCCGCACAGCGGATCGGTCCCGACGTGGCCCTGGTCTCGCTCATGGCCGCCAACAACGAGACGGGCGTGCTCATGCCGGTGGCCGGGGTCGCGGCGCTCGCGCATGCCGCCGGCGCGCGCCTGCATGTGGACGCGACCCAGTTCATCGGCAAGCAGCCCTTCTGCTTCGCCGATTCGGGCGCCGACGCCGTGTCCCTGTCGGCGCACAAGCTGCACGGTCCCAAGGGTGTCGGTGCCCTGCTGCTGCGCCAGGGCGTTGCGCTGGCACCGCAGGTGCTGGGCAGCCAGGAGCGCGGCCGGCGCGGCGGCACCGAGAACCTGGCCGGCATCGCGGGCCTGGCGGCGGCGCTCGAAGAGCTGGGCGACATCGCCGCCGAATCGGTGCGCCTGTCCGGCCTGCGCGATGCGCTCGAAGCGGGCCTGGCCCGGGCGTTGCCCGGGCTGCATGTCTGGGGGCAGCGCGTGCCGCGCCTGCCGGGCACCAGCTACCTGCGCTTCGGCCAATTGCCGGCCGAGGTCGTGCTGCAGAGGCTCGAGCGCCTGGACGTGGCCGCATCTTCCGGCGCGGCGTGCTCCTCCGGCGGCAGCGAGCCTTCGCATGTGCTCTCCGCCATGGGCGTGCCGCCCGAGGAGGCGCTGGCGGCGGTGCGCCTGTCGCTCGGCCGCGGCACGCAGGCGGCCGACATCGAACACCTGCTGGCAGCCTTGCCGCCGCTCTTGGCACCGCTCTTTCTCACAAGTCCCCTGGAGCCGACATGA
- a CDS encoding DUF3024 domain-containing protein: MTPATDPLRASALPPAAGQLLDVTRVRLERALRQRVRYRYVQPRVLREGEAFRIESPCCSRNVDPAGGVIDIALLQPCSSPGSGTGATRPHGWRLHARDHARAAWVLRHEGAPLDELLDLLCVDADRVFWP, encoded by the coding sequence GTGACCCCGGCCACCGATCCGCTGCGCGCATCGGCCTTGCCGCCGGCAGCCGGGCAGCTGCTCGATGTCACGCGCGTGCGGCTGGAGCGCGCGCTGCGCCAGCGCGTGCGCTATCGCTACGTGCAGCCGAGGGTGCTGCGCGAAGGCGAGGCCTTCCGCATCGAAAGCCCGTGCTGCTCGCGCAACGTGGACCCGGCCGGCGGCGTGATCGACATCGCGCTGCTGCAGCCTTGCTCGTCGCCCGGCAGCGGGACCGGCGCGACGCGGCCGCATGGCTGGCGTCTGCATGCGCGCGATCACGCGCGCGCCGCCTGGGTGCTGCGGCACGAGGGCGCGCCGCTCGACGAGCTGCTCGACCTGCTGTGCGTCGATGCCGATCGCGTGTTCTGGCCCTGA
- a CDS encoding nitrogen fixation protein NifZ — MNKHFAEPRSAAYGWGLRVIALDDLINDGSYPDRAIDAVLAARGALGEIVNVGHATEQNEPVYLVDFGSAVVGCFEEEIAPAPAGLLPETLEEAP, encoded by the coding sequence ATGAACAAGCACTTCGCGGAGCCGCGCAGCGCCGCCTATGGGTGGGGGCTGCGCGTGATCGCGCTGGACGACCTGATCAACGACGGCAGCTATCCGGATCGCGCGATCGACGCGGTGCTTGCGGCCCGCGGCGCGCTCGGCGAGATCGTCAACGTGGGCCACGCGACCGAGCAGAACGAACCGGTGTACCTGGTGGATTTCGGCAGTGCGGTCGTCGGATGCTTCGAGGAAGAGATCGCGCCCGCGCCGGCCGGCCTGTTGCCGGAGACGCTGGAGGAAGCGCCGTGA
- a CDS encoding nitrogen fixation protein NifZ gives MADINRDDDVIEVAFPPRFHYGERVIARSVIRNDGTYNGKDIGEVLVNKGEIGYVTNINTFLQQFYIYAVDFVATGHRVGMRAKELCTLDNLPEDVLERLGEKAAALSQLGKGQAQAHGEGA, from the coding sequence ATGGCTGACATCAACCGCGACGACGACGTGATCGAGGTCGCCTTTCCGCCGCGCTTCCACTATGGCGAGCGGGTCATCGCCCGTTCGGTGATCCGCAACGACGGAACCTACAACGGCAAGGACATCGGCGAGGTGCTGGTGAACAAGGGCGAGATCGGCTACGTCACGAACATCAACACCTTCCTGCAGCAGTTCTACATCTACGCCGTCGACTTCGTCGCGACGGGCCACCGCGTGGGCATGCGCGCGAAGGAACTCTGCACCCTGGACAACCTGCCCGAGGACGTGCTGGAACGCCTGGGCGAGAAGGCCGCCGCGCTGAGCCAGCTCGGCAAGGGCCAGGCCCAGGCCCACGGAGAGGGCGCATGA
- a CDS encoding 4Fe4S-binding leucine-rich repeat protein — protein MATSATASHAVRAPAGDIPPLHWQGGAVDCGACEYSSLRDQPGEAGCEPGHACLQDAYARRIDRFFRWHPELGDAQLGHPYFEVRAIAARHASVFRLAALVRDPDETVRLQVALRLPLAQLARLAGDPHREVRIRVAQRVEAAALAAMRGDPDYGVRELVARRLPLAVLPTMAGDSDRAVRMRVAQRLEMPALLGMVEDAEPEVRRIVAERLPAPLLARMVHDSDWRVRWEVARRGDTAVLAQLRHDEDPEVRRAADERRLPALSVACGAEQSPEGAAHG, from the coding sequence ATGGCCACCTCCGCCACCGCCAGCCACGCCGTCCGGGCGCCGGCCGGCGACATCCCGCCGCTGCACTGGCAGGGCGGGGCGGTGGATTGCGGCGCCTGCGAATACAGCTCGCTGCGCGACCAGCCGGGCGAGGCGGGCTGCGAGCCGGGCCATGCGTGCCTGCAGGATGCCTATGCGCGCCGCATCGACCGCTTCTTCCGCTGGCATCCCGAGCTCGGCGATGCGCAGCTGGGCCATCCCTATTTCGAGGTCCGCGCCATCGCCGCGCGCCACGCCAGCGTGTTCCGCCTCGCGGCGCTGGTTCGCGATCCCGACGAGACGGTGCGCCTGCAGGTCGCGCTGCGCCTGCCGCTGGCCCAGCTCGCACGGCTGGCCGGCGATCCTCACCGCGAGGTCCGCATCCGCGTGGCGCAGCGCGTGGAAGCTGCGGCGCTCGCGGCGATGCGCGGCGATCCCGACTACGGCGTGCGCGAGCTGGTCGCGCGCCGCCTGCCGCTGGCAGTGCTGCCGACCATGGCGGGCGACAGCGACCGCGCGGTGCGCATGCGCGTCGCGCAGCGCCTGGAGATGCCGGCGCTGCTGGGCATGGTCGAGGATGCCGAGCCCGAAGTGCGCCGCATCGTGGCCGAACGGCTGCCCGCGCCGCTGCTCGCGCGCATGGTCCATGACAGCGACTGGCGCGTGCGCTGGGAAGTGGCCCGGCGCGGCGACACCGCCGTGCTGGCGCAACTGCGCCACGACGAAGACCCCGAAGTGCGCCGCGCCGCGGACGAACGGCGGCTGCCGGCGCTGTCGGTCGCATGCGGCGCTGAGCAGTCCCCCGAAGGAGCCGCCCATGGCTGA
- a CDS encoding HesB/IscA family protein has translation MLPALTITPAADKFIRRILCFSGLPAGAGLRLVVSAGGCSGYNSAFSAEAGPQPGEETLDINGLRIFLPAESRLLLDGVTMDFVDTPTQSGLQFINPNQAACACSSSGESAKAPPGVAKIEIGAIGRGRPAALLAS, from the coding sequence ATGCTTCCCGCCCTCACCATCACGCCGGCCGCCGACAAGTTCATCCGCCGCATCCTGTGCTTTTCCGGACTTCCCGCCGGCGCCGGCCTGCGCCTGGTCGTGAGCGCGGGCGGCTGCTCGGGCTACAACTCGGCGTTCAGTGCCGAGGCCGGGCCGCAGCCGGGCGAGGAGACGCTGGACATCAACGGGCTGCGCATCTTCCTGCCCGCCGAAAGCCGCCTCTTGCTCGACGGCGTGACCATGGACTTCGTGGACACGCCGACCCAGTCGGGCCTGCAGTTCATCAACCCCAACCAGGCGGCCTGTGCCTGCAGCAGCAGCGGCGAATCGGCGAAGGCGCCACCCGGGGTGGCGAAGATCGAGATCGGCGCCATCGGGCGCGGCCGGCCTGCGGCCCTGCTGGCCTCCTGA
- a CDS encoding 4Fe-4S binding protein yields the protein MSLKIIASTCTGCSACEPECPNVAIREKGGVFIIDPAKCTECEGHFDEPQCVAVCPVDGCIVKA from the coding sequence ATGTCCCTCAAGATCATCGCCTCCACCTGCACCGGCTGCTCCGCCTGCGAGCCCGAGTGCCCGAACGTTGCCATCCGCGAGAAGGGCGGCGTCTTCATCATCGATCCCGCCAAGTGCACCGAATGCGAAGGCCACTTCGACGAGCCGCAATGCGTGGCCGTGTGCCCGGTCGACGGCTGCATCGTCAAGGCCTGA
- the nifB gene encoding nitrogenase cofactor biosynthesis protein NifB, whose protein sequence is MQASTHASSMPAMTYVGIGQIKPLGAKLDIPEAGGGCGTHGGEGKASCGSSGGPDDMPQEIWDKVKNHPCYSEEAHHHYARMHVAVAPACNIQCNYCNRKYDCSNESRPGVVSQKLTPEQAVKKVVAVASEIPQMTVLGIAGPGDSLANPKKTFDTFRMLQEQAPDIKLCLSTNGLALPDLVDEICQYNIDHVTITINMVDPAVGEKIYPWIFWEHKRVTGYEAARILHEQQMKGLEMLTARGVLTKINSVLIPGINDEHLIEVNREVKKRGAFLHNIMPLISEAEHGTYFGLNGQRGPSAQELKAVQDACMGGANLMRHCRQCRADAVGLLGEDRSEEFTLDKIEQMEVVYDLDRRREYQSRVENERQAQHAAKQEALAAARTLDVAEDLKVLVAVATKGGGRVNEHFGHVTEFQIFEVGAAEALFVGHRRVDLYCQGGYGDDEQLPSVVRAINDCHAVLVAKIGACPKDELAQAGIEPVDQYVGEFIEKAALAWFNDYRGRIASGAVVHQDRGDAQIRQGAFTGSAEAAAAA, encoded by the coding sequence ATGCAAGCCAGTACGCACGCCAGTTCGATGCCAGCCATGACCTATGTGGGCATCGGCCAGATCAAGCCCCTGGGCGCCAAGCTCGACATTCCCGAAGCCGGAGGCGGCTGCGGCACGCACGGCGGCGAGGGCAAGGCCAGTTGCGGTTCGTCGGGCGGTCCCGACGACATGCCGCAGGAGATCTGGGACAAGGTGAAGAACCATCCCTGCTATTCGGAAGAGGCCCATCACCACTACGCGCGCATGCACGTGGCGGTCGCGCCCGCGTGCAACATCCAGTGCAACTACTGCAACCGCAAATACGACTGCAGCAACGAGTCGCGCCCCGGCGTCGTGAGCCAGAAGCTCACGCCCGAGCAGGCGGTGAAGAAGGTGGTGGCCGTGGCCAGCGAGATTCCGCAGATGACGGTGCTGGGCATCGCCGGCCCCGGCGATTCGCTCGCCAATCCGAAGAAGACCTTCGACACCTTCCGCATGCTGCAGGAGCAGGCCCCCGACATCAAGCTGTGCCTGTCGACCAACGGCCTGGCGCTGCCGGACCTGGTGGACGAGATCTGCCAGTACAACATCGACCACGTCACCATCACCATCAACATGGTGGACCCCGCGGTGGGCGAGAAGATCTATCCCTGGATCTTCTGGGAGCACAAGCGCGTCACCGGCTACGAGGCCGCCCGCATCCTGCACGAGCAGCAGATGAAGGGCCTGGAGATGCTCACCGCGCGCGGCGTGCTCACGAAGATCAACTCGGTGTTGATCCCCGGCATCAACGACGAGCACCTGATCGAGGTCAACCGCGAGGTGAAGAAGCGCGGCGCCTTCCTGCACAACATCATGCCGCTCATCAGCGAGGCCGAGCATGGCACCTACTTCGGGCTGAACGGCCAGCGCGGCCCCTCGGCACAGGAGCTCAAGGCGGTCCAGGATGCGTGCATGGGCGGCGCCAACCTCATGCGCCACTGCCGCCAGTGCCGCGCCGACGCGGTCGGCCTGCTCGGCGAAGACCGAAGCGAGGAATTCACGCTCGACAAGATCGAGCAGATGGAGGTGGTCTACGACCTCGACCGCCGCCGCGAATACCAGAGCCGCGTCGAGAACGAACGCCAGGCCCAGCATGCCGCCAAGCAGGAAGCGCTGGCCGCGGCCCGGACCCTCGACGTCGCCGAAGACCTGAAGGTGCTGGTGGCCGTGGCCACCAAGGGCGGCGGCCGGGTCAACGAGCACTTCGGCCACGTCACCGAGTTCCAGATCTTCGAAGTCGGCGCGGCCGAGGCGCTGTTCGTCGGCCACCGCCGCGTCGACCTCTACTGCCAGGGCGGCTACGGCGACGACGAGCAGCTGCCGTCCGTCGTGCGCGCCATCAACGATTGCCACGCGGTGCTGGTCGCCAAGATCGGCGCCTGCCCGAAGGATGAACTCGCGCAGGCCGGCATCGAGCCGGTCGACCAGTACGTCGGCGAATTCATCGAGAAGGCCGCGCTCGCCTGGTTCAACGACTACCGCGGCCGCATCGCCAGCGGCGCCGTGGTGCACCAGGACCGCGGCGACGCGCAGATCCGGCAAGGCGCCTTCACGGGCAGCGCCGAGGCGGCCGCGGCTGCCTGA
- the nifA gene encoding nif-specific transcriptional activator NifA, which produces MVNTQATQARRELDAVYEVGKTLATSLDVAKTFREALNYLLHAFDWRRAFVVLADASNSRLLGLCAVGLSPDEQLRLAFMPGEGVVGRVFASSVQALVPDVHTEPLFLNRTGGADQTPGTAVAMLATPIRADRRTVGVLAVDCLNPGESRVFADDLRVLKMAATLMGQALLLQRSVSAGHAAMQDEVRRMHKALKTSHQIEHVVGVSAPMQEVFMQVHQVAPSRTTVLLRGESGTGKEVIARAIHGLSPRKGEAFVCVNCAALTESLLESELFGHEKGSFTGAQSQRKGRFELAHGGTLFLDEIGDISASFQAKLLRVLQERQFERVGGSTPVKVDVRLILATNRNLERMVQAGEFRADLYYRINVVSIQLPPLRERREDIPAMAQHFLDRFNRENGSTRRFNPAALRVLSSCYWPGNVRELENCVERTATMAQDEVISDLAFPCQGNRCLTQVLHHIDREDAVRPGRLASIPITEVPGAPPRAPAEEPATAQAEPWPPDAAPAAVGAAGEAPEHDASDGKPEGEHDRLVWAMERCGWVQAKAARLLKISPRQMGYALRKYGIEVRKF; this is translated from the coding sequence ATGGTGAATACACAAGCGACACAGGCACGACGCGAGCTGGATGCGGTCTATGAAGTCGGCAAGACGCTGGCGACATCCCTCGATGTCGCGAAGACGTTCCGCGAGGCCCTGAACTACCTGCTGCACGCTTTCGACTGGCGGCGCGCGTTCGTGGTGCTGGCCGATGCCTCCAACAGCCGCCTGCTCGGCCTGTGCGCGGTGGGACTGTCGCCCGACGAACAGCTGCGGCTCGCTTTCATGCCCGGCGAAGGGGTGGTGGGGCGGGTGTTCGCGAGCAGCGTGCAGGCGCTGGTGCCCGACGTGCACACCGAGCCGCTCTTCCTCAACCGCACCGGCGGCGCCGACCAGACGCCGGGCACGGCGGTGGCGATGCTCGCCACGCCCATCCGCGCCGACCGGCGCACGGTCGGGGTGCTGGCGGTGGACTGCCTCAATCCCGGCGAGAGCCGGGTGTTCGCCGACGACCTGCGGGTGCTGAAGATGGCGGCCACGCTGATGGGCCAGGCCCTGCTGCTGCAGCGCAGCGTCAGCGCAGGCCATGCGGCCATGCAGGACGAAGTGCGCCGCATGCACAAGGCGCTGAAGACCAGCCACCAGATCGAACACGTGGTCGGCGTCTCGGCGCCGATGCAGGAGGTGTTCATGCAGGTCCATCAGGTCGCGCCTTCACGCACCACCGTGCTGTTGCGCGGCGAGAGCGGCACCGGCAAGGAAGTCATCGCGCGCGCCATCCACGGCCTGTCGCCGCGCAAGGGCGAGGCCTTCGTCTGCGTGAACTGCGCGGCGCTGACCGAATCGCTGCTGGAGAGCGAGCTGTTCGGGCACGAGAAGGGCTCCTTCACCGGCGCCCAGAGCCAGCGCAAGGGCCGCTTCGAGCTGGCCCACGGCGGCACGCTGTTCCTCGACGAGATCGGCGACATCTCGGCCTCGTTCCAGGCCAAGCTGCTGCGCGTGCTGCAGGAGCGCCAGTTCGAGCGCGTGGGAGGCAGCACGCCCGTCAAGGTCGATGTGCGGCTGATCCTCGCCACCAACCGCAACCTCGAACGCATGGTGCAGGCCGGCGAGTTCCGCGCCGACCTGTACTACCGCATCAATGTCGTCAGCATCCAGCTGCCGCCGCTGCGCGAACGGCGCGAGGACATCCCGGCCATGGCGCAGCATTTCCTGGACCGCTTCAACCGCGAGAACGGAAGCACGCGGCGCTTCAACCCGGCCGCGCTGCGCGTGCTCAGCAGCTGCTACTGGCCCGGCAACGTGCGCGAGCTCGAGAACTGCGTCGAGCGCACCGCGACCATGGCGCAGGACGAGGTCATCAGCGACCTGGCTTTTCCGTGCCAGGGCAACCGCTGCCTGACGCAGGTGCTGCATCACATCGACCGCGAGGACGCCGTGCGGCCCGGCCGGCTGGCCTCCATCCCGATCACCGAAGTGCCGGGCGCTCCGCCGCGCGCGCCGGCCGAGGAACCGGCGACTGCGCAGGCCGAGCCCTGGCCGCCGGATGCCGCGCCGGCCGCGGTGGGCGCCGCCGGCGAAGCGCCCGAGCACGACGCCTCGGACGGCAAGCCGGAAGGCGAGCACGACCGCCTGGTCTGGGCCATGGAGCGCTGCGGCTGGGTGCAGGCCAAGGCCGCGCGCCTGCTCAAGATCTCGCCGCGGCAGATGGGTTACGCGCTGCGCAAGTACGGCATCGAAGTGCGCAAGTTCTGA
- a CDS encoding IscS subfamily cysteine desulfurase, translated as MPDAVRDKATSRPVYLDYAATTPVDRRVATRMIPYLTDVYGNPASRSHAYGWAAEEAVELAREQVCALINADPREIVWTSGATESNNLAIKGAAHFHRAKGRHLVTVATEHKAVLDSMRELEREGFEVTVIPVLPSGLVDHDVFKAALRPDTVLASVMFVNNETGVVQDIAALGALCRAAGVLFHVDAAQAAGKVDIDVEQLPVDLMSLSAHKIYGPKGIGALYVRRRPRIRIDAQMHGGGHERGMRSGTLATHQIVGMGEAFWLARENMAKDNARILALRERLWAGLTKIEAVELNGDAQRRAPGYLNASFNYVEGESLLMGIKNVAVSSGSACTSASLEPSYVLRAMGRSDELAHSSVRFSIGRFTTEADIDFTIAQVTEVVARLRAMSPLWDMVQAGVDLSSIQWAEH; from the coding sequence ATGCCGGACGCCGTTCGCGACAAAGCCACCTCCCGCCCCGTGTATCTGGACTATGCGGCGACCACGCCGGTGGACCGGCGCGTGGCGACACGCATGATTCCGTATCTCACCGATGTCTACGGCAATCCGGCCAGTCGCTCGCACGCCTACGGATGGGCCGCCGAAGAAGCGGTGGAACTGGCGCGCGAACAGGTCTGCGCGCTGATCAATGCCGATCCGCGCGAGATCGTCTGGACCTCGGGCGCGACCGAATCGAACAACCTCGCGATCAAGGGCGCGGCGCACTTCCATCGCGCCAAGGGACGCCACCTGGTCACGGTGGCGACCGAGCACAAGGCCGTGCTCGACAGCATGCGCGAACTCGAGCGCGAGGGCTTCGAGGTGACCGTGATCCCGGTGCTGCCCAGCGGCCTGGTCGATCACGACGTGTTCAAGGCCGCGCTGCGTCCCGACACGGTGCTGGCCTCCGTGATGTTCGTCAACAACGAGACCGGCGTGGTCCAGGACATCGCCGCGCTCGGCGCCCTGTGCCGCGCGGCGGGCGTCCTGTTCCATGTCGACGCCGCGCAGGCCGCAGGCAAGGTGGACATCGACGTGGAGCAACTGCCGGTGGACCTGATGTCGCTGTCGGCGCACAAGATCTACGGCCCCAAGGGCATCGGTGCGCTCTACGTGCGGCGCAGGCCGCGCATCCGCATCGACGCCCAGATGCACGGCGGCGGCCACGAGCGCGGCATGCGCTCCGGCACGCTCGCCACGCACCAGATCGTCGGCATGGGCGAGGCCTTCTGGCTGGCGCGCGAGAACATGGCCAAGGACAACGCGCGCATCCTGGCGCTGCGCGAGCGCCTGTGGGCCGGCCTCACGAAGATAGAAGCCGTGGAGCTCAACGGCGACGCGCAGCGCCGCGCACCCGGCTACCTCAACGCGAGCTTCAACTACGTCGAGGGCGAATCGCTGCTGATGGGCATCAAGAACGTCGCGGTGTCCTCCGGCTCGGCCTGCACCTCGGCCAGCCTGGAACCCAGCTACGTGTTGCGCGCCATGGGCCGCAGCGATGAACTCGCCCACAGCTCGGTGCGCTTCTCGATCGGCCGCTTCACCACCGAGGCCGACATCGACTTCACGATCGCGCAGGTCACCGAGGTGGTGGCCCGCCTGCGCGCCATGAGCCCGCTGTGGGACATGGTGCAGGCCGGCGTCGACCTCTCGTCCATCCAGTGGGCGGAGCACTGA
- the iscU gene encoding Fe-S cluster assembly scaffold IscU — protein MAYSTQVIDHYENPRNVGAFDASDDNVGTGMVGAPACGDVMRLQIRVNAEGVIEDAKFKTYGCGSAIASSSLVTEWVRGRTLDEALSIKNAQIAEELALPPVKIHCSILAEDAIKAAVADFRSRHATQAAAPADKTGDTLGEQPVCASDAR, from the coding sequence ATGGCATACAGCACCCAGGTCATCGACCACTACGAGAACCCGCGCAATGTCGGCGCCTTCGATGCCTCCGACGACAACGTCGGCACGGGCATGGTCGGCGCGCCGGCCTGCGGCGACGTGATGCGCCTGCAGATCCGCGTCAATGCGGAGGGCGTGATCGAGGACGCGAAATTCAAGACCTACGGCTGCGGCTCGGCGATCGCGTCGAGCTCTCTCGTGACCGAATGGGTCCGGGGCCGCACGCTGGACGAGGCGCTCTCCATCAAGAACGCGCAGATCGCCGAGGAGCTCGCCCTTCCGCCGGTGAAGATCCACTGCTCCATCCTGGCCGAGGACGCGATCAAGGCGGCCGTGGCCGACTTCCGCTCACGGCACGCCACACAGGCGGCAGCCCCTGCCGACAAGACCGGCGACACGCTCGGCGAGCAGCCGGTCTGCGCGTCGGACGCCCGTTGA
- the erpA gene encoding iron-sulfur cluster insertion protein ErpA — protein sequence MQATETTPAAAAAPGVMPALLEFTSRAAAKVASLIEEEGNPALKLRLYVTGGGCSGFQYGFAFDDQVAEDDSTVVTEGVALVVDAMSQQYLLGARVDFEDGLEGSRFVIHNPNAQSTCGCGSSFSV from the coding sequence ATGCAAGCAACCGAGACAACTCCGGCCGCGGCCGCCGCGCCGGGCGTCATGCCCGCCCTGCTGGAGTTCACATCCCGCGCCGCCGCCAAGGTGGCCTCCCTGATCGAGGAAGAAGGCAACCCGGCGCTGAAGCTGCGGCTGTACGTCACCGGCGGCGGCTGCTCGGGCTTCCAGTACGGCTTCGCCTTCGACGACCAGGTCGCCGAGGACGACTCCACGGTCGTGACCGAAGGCGTGGCGCTGGTGGTCGATGCGATGAGCCAGCAATACCTGCTGGGTGCGCGCGTCGACTTCGAGGACGGGCTCGAAGGCTCGCGCTTCGTGATCCACAACCCCAATGCGCAGAGCACCTGCGGCTGCGGCAGTTCCTTCTCCGTCTGA
- the iscA gene encoding iron-sulfur cluster assembly protein IscA yields MSVSLTPAAARHVEKSLAKRGSGLGLRLAVKTSGCSGFAYALEFVDAMNDDDQCFETHGVKIVVDPRSLGMLDGTQLDFVREGLNEGFKFNNPNARAECGCGESFAV; encoded by the coding sequence ATGTCCGTGTCACTGACACCCGCCGCCGCACGCCACGTGGAGAAGTCCCTCGCCAAACGCGGCAGCGGCCTGGGCCTGCGCCTGGCGGTCAAGACCAGCGGCTGCTCCGGCTTCGCCTATGCGCTGGAATTCGTCGACGCGATGAACGACGACGACCAGTGCTTCGAGACCCACGGCGTGAAGATCGTGGTCGACCCGCGCAGCCTCGGCATGCTCGACGGCACCCAACTCGACTTCGTGCGCGAAGGCCTCAACGAGGGCTTCAAGTTCAACAACCCGAACGCCCGCGCCGAATGCGGCTGCGGCGAAAGCTTCGCGGTCTGA